Genomic segment of Panicum virgatum strain AP13 chromosome 2K, P.virgatum_v5, whole genome shotgun sequence:
GGGCTCCGCGTGCGGCAAGCCGGTGacgggcggcggacggcggtttcTGGCGGCGGACAGGACTAAAGGAGGGGGGAGCAGATGAGGGAGGCACGACTGAGCCTTCTGGTTCTCGGACGCCAGGTTAAATGCACGCTGCCGcgcgatgggccttaatgggccgccgtttttttctttttctttttttatttaacatataaattccgcaaacgatactaaatgaacgaattttgaaaaaaattgacaccattagattcgtcgcaccttgaagtatttttaggatttttttgggattttttccattttttttaaaatttaaatttaaattttgaatttggaccagtttcataccggaccaaaccggaaccggtccggaccggtttgaccggtaaccggtcaaatcgaaccggttaccgacggtttggtGAACCTTGCGCAGAGGTGGGTAGGAAAGGCCGTGGTGAAAAAAAAAACGGTGGAGGGGGCGCGCCCTCGCGATTCAACAAGCTTGGGCGACGTTTTGCTTCATCAGAATTTTTTTGGTCAATCACTTTGCGCTTACATTTGTAGATTTTACTTGGTGAAAAATGTTTGAAttgtttaaattttttatagtataaatttatagtatagataaaaAATACAGCAGCTCGTGGGCCTAATTTTTTTCCCCTGGCTTTTTTTAGGCAACGATGTGTCGGTCACTCGTCAGTCGACAGTCGTCATCCAACATTGCGCCAAATCCGCCCAATCCCGAGTCGGACCGCAGCCGCTGGCTACAGACCAGTCTGTACCACCGAACCGGAGGAGGCAGGAGGCCAGGAGCTGCCAGCCAAACAGAAACAGGATTGCGAgaagatgccgccgccgccgccggtcaatCCGCAGCGGCTGTCGCCGGCGGAGTCCCGGGAGCGGACGCTGCACTTCTTCCACGGCCTGGGCGTAGACGTGCCGCTCCCGGCCTCGGCCGAGCGCGCCGACGCCTACGCCGCGCTCGTCCGCGTCATCgtctcctccgccaccgtctcCTCGTCGCGCGTCTCCTGCACCCTCACCATCTCCCCCGGCGTCGCGGTGAGTGCCCTGCTTCTCAAGTAGACTCTAGGGAAAAGCCCCCTCTCGATCTCGATCCATCACACTCTCTGCCTCTCCTGATTACCtccgccggcccggccggcgcggTGGGTGCAGAACCAGTACAAcacgctccacggcggcgcggtggcggccgtggcggAGGCCGTCGGGATGGCGTGCGcgcgggccgcggcgggcgaCAAGGAGATGTTCCTCGGCGAGCTCAGCACGGcctacctcgccgccgcgcgagtCAACGTGAGCAGCAGTCTATGCTTGTTTTGATCTATATAGGCTAAACTTTATTAGGTGAAAATCATTTTAAACCTACAAGGTTCCGTCGCATCAGATATTTGAACACCAATTAGAAATATTTAATATAGCTTAATTAAAAAATCAATTTTATAAGTGAAGATTAATTCATGAGATGAATCCAATAAACTTAATTAGTTCACGATTTAAACATataaacatgtgctaatgatatcttagtagattcatctcgcgaattaATCTCAggttatgcaattaattttataatcaGCACCTATTTAGTCCTTTTAATTGGAACATAAAGATAGGAACTGAAGTTTAATCAGAGGATCCAAACACTCTAAACCTAAACTTTGGTCTAAATTAGCTTGGTTTTATGGACTAATGGATGAAACTAAATTTTAGTTCAAGGTGTAGTTCACCGGTTTGGATTAATAGACTAATTTTAGGTATAAAATTTAGTCAATGCTTTTCAAGCATGATCTAAATCTAAATGAGCTCCGAGGATCCGGGGTGCCCGTCGTGCCTAGAATATTTGCTTGTGAACTTGCATACCAGTGTCGCAAGAGATGAATATAGAATGGATAATAACTGGGATTATTTTGCGTGGGTGCCCCGGTACGGACTACCGATGAACGAATGGCTGCTCTGTTCAGCTCAAATAACAGAAAGGGGCCCCTAACAAAACCGGCTTGGGGATATTTTTCCCTTTTTGGTTTCATGTTGCTTTTTGTCACTTTCTATGCAGTTCAAAACCGCATCTCATTGTTTATTTGAGCATATATAACTTTAGGTCGTGTTTGGTTGCCTCCCgtgacatttttgaaaaaaacatctttttacatttaaagtactaaacatagactaatcacaaaaataaacacagaacttgtctgtaaatcgcgagacgaatctaatgagtctaattaatccatcattagaggttatttactatagcattactgtagcaatttagcatctaattacagactaattaggttcattagattcgtctcgccatttacagacagtaGTCGCAAtgagttttttatttcatctagatttaagtctccatacaggtgccggaaatttttttttggaattttggtttttacaaccaaacacggccttagtATACTTTATTAGAAGAGTTAACTTAAATAAAAAACTTGATAAATAAAGACCCTAAAAAAACttgataaaattaaaaaaaatatgcacAGTACCTGGCCCTGGCCTAGCCTCCGGCCTGCCTCTTCAGTCTtcattcttcctcctctctcgtCGAGGCGTTTGCTGACCGCAAATCCTATCTATCTCCGAAACGTAGGAAGTCTAGTATCTACTAGTCTTTCAATTTAAGATTGGTGCCTATGAGCAAGTATAATAACTAGATGAGAGTTAGCTAAAATCtacatggaggagagagaaaagaggtgAGAGAACGACGCGAACGCTTCGCTATACGCCCGCCCAAAGCCGGCGAAAATGTGCTCCCATGCTTTCGATTTGCTGCATATCCTGCAGTACCACTGCCGCACCAATGCACCACAAGAAGCAATAATTGCTAGCGGATCCCATCAGATCCCACCACTGTTGACGTGGATATTACTAGCCCTGCTCTGAACGCTCGTTCATAGTGCGATTTTCCTTTCCTCTTTCTCCCTCATCTTCGGCGTTGGATGTTGACCTGCGCGAGGAGGCCCGTTCTGCGAGTGGGAGTACCTTTTttagttaaatacaccagcggtcCTAGAACTTGTCCCCAAGTGCcatttaggtccacgaactcgcaaaatcgaaatctggcaccctgaacttgttaacttgtgccacttaggtccatacctCTTGACATGTGTCGGGTGCCGCAATTAGGGACACCTGTTAAGTCAactaggcccacggcctccttctaatccggaagaaaggaaaagactcaataaagcccagcacgcggcccattcacatccccctcgaacccgcggaacgatctccgtctcgctcgagggtccctcccgggcccgctggacaatctccggctcgctcgagggtagcgaatctaccctcgagcgggtgattcattctccgcctcgctcgagccccccccccccccccccccccgggaccctcgaccgcgcgacacacttccgcctcgctcaagggtagcggatctaccctcgagcgggtaactcatctccgcctcgctcgaggccgtctctcggcacaagggacaaacggccccgccgcccaaccacccgccgtacgaaggcattaaaggccagccacttcgccatggctcaaaggacgggcggcgtcagaacgccactcccacagtagatgtgaccggggtcccatccgctgaccctGGTCATCACtctgccatcccggacgctgtagcagtgccttgggacctgcgacgcgggacaagacatgctcggtactgctcccgccaaccttccggacccgccccccactgaggaaggggtccggcgacgtcacgtgtcccccggaccttctagtgtgcacaccCGCGCTCcgacagggggtccggggccgactcgcgccattactaccgccggggcactgcaggacgaccggcgccatccccgcgggaccaaggacgaaatctAGGACAACAGCAatgcgcgccgccttcccacagtgtacttcctacagtgttcgaccactgtacccgcaattcgggggaaaacgacgacttccgcgccctacactcgtgtacgccgccccgtccttgtgactataaaaggaggaggcgggcttcctttagactCTCTCGCCGGAACTCTGGGCTCATCTGGACGCGAGGCTCTAACTGGACTCTAGCCTGCTGGTCTCTCTGGTTTCTATCTCccaagagaactctcagcactactgagcactcatctcaaccgactccactcctagcagagatttgggagctcccctccctctctcgcctcgcttgtatcccctactacaagcaccccgggtgcaagataatacagtgccctcgcacaccccctttgctggacgtacggccccgcggccggaaccaggataaaaccgtgcgttactgtgattgcctcttgcatcatcatctgggacgaggaaacacgcagcatttactagttgggatccggccctccgggtcgggacaccgacagttggcgcgccaggtaggggactctgcgtgatattttctctctttttcccatttgatctccaggaatggcgagcagatccaacccataccctatgggtgtttcggatccgttcccagcgggacgcgtgatctcgttcgggagtctcgagttcagggcaaccggcaacggttaccttatgcagctcctctctcccggacgcaaccccatcgctccgacttcgccagcccggcgcaacaggcgctcgggtcagcgttcgcgacaagcacgcgcggagcggcgtcgtgcggcacgccacagcccccccacgtgggttgaggctggcatgtcgcaactcagcatcacggccaacggggccaccgtttcgtcatcacgtacctcggcgtcatctgcgccgacaTTGTCACCTGCTGCGGCACTaatgcctcccagggggggcttgacttcggcgtcgcccttccccttcgggatgcgcaacgctgccgcccacgcctcgtcaaccaGCGCTAGCTTCATCGAGCGTGGGGATCTGCCGGGTTATCATCTTCGGTCGATTCGCAGCCCCATCGCGtcatctcctgacgaatcctaccccgagacggcgagctcgatcaccgacgacatcgacttcttcatgaacaacttcgtagccgaggaggccgaggactactccggggtccgcgaccccgacgctctccgcgcgttccagctggcgacggcctactgcctcacctgctccgaagactccagcgagggggatttcgatccttccagggaatgcttcatggcggacctcgcggACGAGCAAGACGACAACGCTCCAGCCaacgacgaggacggcggggcgaacgtacgggcaaagcaaccggtggtcccgcctgcagccccttcttcgtcgagttcagcggcgcgacaagctcaactggcgtagctcaacgagcttcaagccaagctcgacgagcagcgtcaacaaacccaggagctactcgccgcactcgagcagcagcgtaccgcgccTGGTACACACGCCCAGGCgcgcgggacgtgttgcccgggagcgcatcctggccgacgacaacgtcgataAATCTCCGGAGCTGAAGACGGTGGGcgagaaactcgtcgctgcggcctacctactccaagctatgcccgagccatcgacacctttgggccgcaacttgcgccgcgaggcacaggagctcatcgagcaagctgccgtgcagcaggccgagagttctgcgtctcgtatgtgctcgaaggccccggagcagcaTGATGGGACTGCGcgtcaggaccgcgaggtttccctgcacacacccccagcggggaagggcaaggcagccgtagcgcccggtgtaagggcaccctcggtgcacgagcgcatcggaagagttcccgtaagggagcgaatccgtgatattcgcgggcacgctggcgacggcgacgcccgcaacgtcatcaacgacaggaggtacacccctcaacggggtggacgcttcgaccctgagcatgataggggtgagtcaccggagcctccgggcactcgggtgttcagccgggagattcgaacagcgtctttcccccgcgctttcgacaacccaacaccctcgtcaaatactcgggcgaaactgatcctgcagtctagctcaatgactaccgcctagcgtgccagttaggcggcgcgacggaggacgcggtcatcatccgcaacctccctcttcatcttgccgacgccacacgaacgtggctcgagcacctgcctgcggatcagatccacaactgggccgacttggtccatatcttcgtgggTAATTTCcaaggcacgtacgtgcgccctgggaactcctgggatctcaaaggatgtcgccagaagccccgcaAGTCCCTGCatgactacgtgcgacgcttctccaagcagtgcaccgagctccctagtgtcacccacgtcgaggtcatcaacgctttcctcgagagTACGACCTGCAGGAACTTGGTGCATGAGCTTGCcagaagccgacccgtcaacaccaatgagttgttcgacgccgccaccaactacgccgccggcgaggaggctgttggtgccattttcaacgACAAATCAAGCAAGCGCAAGGATGATGCGCCTGCGGAGGGcggcaacgtcaagcccaacgcccccaccaagaaacagaagcgggggggaagggaaagaagccggtcccgccgaaccagcgcgggtcggggtaggcagaggactccgaggaggccttcgcagccgccccagaccgcaagggacctcgaggcccccctcgaggcggcggtggccagttcgacgacatgcttaagaagtcgtgcccttaccacaagggccccatcaatcataccctcgagcagtgagagatgctcaagaagtactataACCGCGTCGCGCgtcgcgacgaagacaagaagaaggatgcgggcgacaaaggtggagacgacgagttccccccagtggagaacgccttcttcatctttggaggagcaacgacgaatatgactcctcggcagcgcaagcgtgagcgccgcgaagtcaTTTCTGTCActaaagccacgccatcctacctcgactggtcgaaggataccatcgcctttggccgcgaggaccaccccgactacgtcccgcatccgggacggtatccactcgttgtcgaccccatcatcgacaacactcgcttctccaaggtgctcatggacggaggcagcggcctcaacatcatgtacgcccccaccttggagctcatggagatcggactggacaagcttcgctccagcaagtcgccattctatggcgttgcgccggggaagcgagtccaacccctcggccagatcgatctgcctgtgtgcttcggcacagcagccaacttccgcaaggaggtactcactttcgaggtggtgggatttcgagggtcctatcatgccatccttggtcgtccttgctacgccaagtttatggccgtccccaactacacctacctcaagctcaaaatgccgggtccgaagggcgtcatcaccatcggctcttcgttcgagcacgcctacgagtgcgacgtcgagtgcgttgagcgcgcggaagctcaagcggaggacgaggccctcgcagccaccctcgacaaaatggcgagcgaggccttggactccacgcaccgacacgccgggagcttcgaacccgccgagggtatcaagaaggtgcccctcgacccgagccactccgacgacaaggcggtGCAGATGAGCGCCACCCTCGatgacaaataggaagtggtgctcgtcgatttcctccgcgccaacgcagatatctttgcgtggagcccctcggacatgcctggcataccgagggaggtcgccgagcactctcttgatgtccgacccaactctaagccggtgaagcaacgcctgcggcgcttcgacgagctcaagcaccgggcgatcggcgaagagttgcagaagcttctggcggccggattcatcaaagaggtattccatcccgaatGGCTAGCTAATctagtattagtgaagaaaaagagtggaaactggaggatgtgtgtggactacactagtctgaataagacatgtccgaagattccctttcctttcccacgaattgatcagattgtagatactactgcgggatgtgagctcttatcctttcttgatgcttactccggttaccaccaaatcaagatgaaagagtccgaccagctcgcgacctcttttatcacacctttcggcatgtactgctacattacgatgccctttggcctcagaaacgccggagctacctatcaacggtgtatgctccacgttttcggagaccatctcgggcg
This window contains:
- the LOC120670714 gene encoding uncharacterized protein LOC120670714 isoform X2 encodes the protein MPPPPPVNPQRLSPAESRERTLHFFHGLGVDVPLPASAERADAYAALVRVIVSSATVSSSRVSCTLTISPGVANQYNTLHGGAVAAVAEAVGMACARAAAGDKEMFLGELSTAYLAAARVNSEVDVEAQILRKGRSVVVTTIEFRLKDTKKLCYTSRATFYIMPVASL